In Molothrus ater isolate BHLD 08-10-18 breed brown headed cowbird chromosome 14, BPBGC_Mater_1.1, whole genome shotgun sequence, the genomic stretch CCCGGCTCTGCCTCTCCCGGGGAAACCCGAGCTGCCCCGGGCTGCCGAGACATTGCTCGGCCCACCCCGAGCGTTTCCAGCTGCTCAGGTGCCCCCCGGgacatcccatccctgtccctgctgtccctcgGCTCCTGAGGCCACATCCTGTGCGCAGAGCCCAGCAAAGCTCCAGCGTTCGGTGCCGCTGCTGTGATCAGCTCAGCACTTCCACCCTTCCTGCCCCAAAGCCCTCAGCAGAAACATCCCAGACCCTTCTGTGGCCGTGATCAGGGGgctccagcaggcaggagggaggaaaacagTGGGATTCTGGCATCGTTTGGGAAGGGAGATGCTGGGAGATGTTTGATCCCCAATCAAACTGACTGCTTCACATTCACCTCCTTCCTcaggactggggacaaggcatggagagacagcacacacagggaatggctcccactgccagagggcagggatggatgggatattgggaactgggaattgttccctggcagggtgggcaggccctggcacaggtgcccagagcagctggggctgcccctggatccctggcagtgcccaaggccaggctggacactggggctggagcagcctgggacagtgggaggtgtccctgccatggcaggggtggcactgggtgggctttaaggtccctcccaacccagaccattccatgattttatggGATCCTGACCTACATACCCACTACAGCACCGAGCTCCGTCGTTCCCTCAGCCTTTCACCCAAGTGGCGCCAGGGCCATGAGCACATCAGCAGCATCCTCATCCGATATTTGCCCATTTTTTTGAGAATCTTCCTTTTGTTGAGTACAAACTTGCACTAAAATGCAGCTGTCGGTGTCAGGGACTGGTTCTAACCCGGGTTTGGTGCCGGTTCTGCCATCCTGTAGATCTTTGGCCTCATCCTTTACCATGAGAGCGGCACATGGAGCCCAGACCCGACAAGATGAGCCTGATGGACATCAACAAGAtgttctccctgctgcagcccagggatgaCGAGGAGGACAGCGGGGAGAGCGAGGAGCTGAGCCGGGCGGTGAGCCAGGATGACCACGAGGCTCTGGCCGGGCTCCTGTCGCAGGACAGGTACCGCCGGCTGATCAACCGGCGGAGCGGCTGGGGCGTGCCCAGCACCCCCCTGCGCCTGGCGGCCTCCCGGGGCAGCGTGCGGAGCctgcggctgctgctggagcacggAGCGTTCGTGGACAGCCTGGACGTGAAGGCGCAGACCCCGCTCTTCGTGGCGGTCAGCAACGGGCACGGCGAGTGCGtgcggctgctgctggaggccgGCGCCAGCCCCGCGGGCAGCGCCTACAACAACTGCTCGCCGCTGCTGCTGGCGGCCCGGGACGGCCGGGCGGGCATCGtgcggctgctgctggagcacggCGCGGAGCCCAACGCGCGGGCCCGCCTGCCCGAGTGGGCGGCCAACACCGCGGCCTGCTCGGGCCCGCTCTACCTGGCGGCCGCCTACGGGCACCTGGAGTGCTTccgcctgctgctgctgcacggCGCCGACCCCGACTACAACTGCACCGAGCCGGCCGTGCTGGCGCAGATCCGCGAGCCCAAGACGCTGCTGGAGACGTGCCTGAGGCACGGCTGCCGCGCAGACTTCATCCGCCTGCTCATCGACTTCGGGGCCAACGTGTACCTGCCCGGCGTGCCCCACACGGAcgggccggggctgggcccGCGCAgcgaggggctggagctgctgctgcacgcCAGAGGTGACCGGGAGGGGAGCCCAGCATGGGACAGGCACGGCTCGGCTCTGATTCTCCCTTCCCGACAGCCACACCCGGCGTTCCTTCAGCCTCGGTTGTTACTTGGCTGTGCGGGtcaggggctgcccctgggtccccgcaagtgtccaaagccaggctgcatCAAtctgggataggggaaggtgtccccgCCCATGGAACGAGATGAGCTTAAATTCCCTTCCCAACCCAAGCCctcctgtgattccatgattcccacAGCCTGGATTTCCCCTCACTTGTGGGGTTACCCCCTGCTTTTCACCCTTGttctcctttctgctgctcagcttgGGCTCTCCTGTGCCACCCAAGTCTAAAACCCTGCACCTGTTTCCATGTGGGGATGGGAGATTTCCTCTCCATGCCCAGCTCCCATGGGAGCTTGTGTCAGTCCATAGCCCCACCACAGAGGTTGAGTTTTCATAGGATGGTTTCATGGAATGGTTTTTCATGGAATTTTCATAGGATCATGGAGTTTTCATAGGGTCATggaacggtttgggttggaagggacccagagATGATTTTGTCCCAACGCTGTCTGGTTTGCTCAGCCCATGTCCCTTTACTTCAGGCAATGCCAGGTTGGAGGGCAGCAGGGTTGTGTGTTTTGAAGGTGACCATGTGATTTTCCTTCCACAgctcatcccaaatccctgctgtcCCAATCCCGGCTGGCCATGAGGCGCCTCCTGAAGCAGCCCAGCCGCTTGGCCACCCTCGGAGAGCTGGAGATTCCCACTGCCCTGGCCAAATACCTGCAGTACCAGCTGTgatcccagcctgcccagggacacccacTGAGCACCCCAATGAAAACCTGCTCCACCCTGGCAGTGAATCCCTGAGATCTGTGGAACCCCCAGGAATTTGTGGTCACAGGTTCATTTTTGCTACCAGGTGTCTCCAGAAAGCTGTGCCCATGTGGagagatgggaagggaagggggagagagaaCAGGAGGTCTCAGCTCCTGGTTTGCAGCAAAGCAAGGATAGAGCAGGATCTGGTTCCCCTGGGCTTGCCTCACACTGTCTGTACTGAGGGATTTTACACCTTTAGCTGATTTTGGTTGGAGAAGGGGCTGGGAAAGAGTGTGgaggaattcttggctgtgaggatgggaattgttccctggcagggtgggcaggccctggcacag encodes the following:
- the ASB12 gene encoding ankyrin repeat and SOCS box protein 12; protein product: MEPRPDKMSLMDINKMFSLLQPRDDEEDSGESEELSRAVSQDDHEALAGLLSQDRYRRLINRRSGWGVPSTPLRLAASRGSVRSLRLLLEHGAFVDSLDVKAQTPLFVAVSNGHGECVRLLLEAGASPAGSAYNNCSPLLLAARDGRAGIVRLLLEHGAEPNARARLPEWAANTAACSGPLYLAAAYGHLECFRLLLLHGADPDYNCTEPAVLAQIREPKTLLETCLRHGCRADFIRLLIDFGANVYLPGVPHTDGPGLGPRSEGLELLLHARAHPKSLLSQSRLAMRRLLKQPSRLATLGELEIPTALAKYLQYQL